The sequence below is a genomic window from Bactrocera neohumeralis isolate Rockhampton chromosome 4, APGP_CSIRO_Bneo_wtdbg2-racon-allhic-juicebox.fasta_v2, whole genome shotgun sequence.
CGCAGGCCAAGGATGTTCATACGAGTATGTCTGCACAtatcatacacatatacacatgcgcAGACAaaaacttatatgtatgtatgtatttattcatACAAATAACTGATATGAAGATACCATGATGGCTTTCAGGTGTATCGAAATGAATGTTAATCTTTTTTAGAAACCTTTGGAAGTTAAGTAACTGAGAGAAGTTTGCGTGTCGGTCAGATGTTTATATGGACATATGtgtgcaagtatgtatgtatgtatgctcatCATTTTTTGTACGTTTATAAATcagcaataaaatttgcaactgaaataaatgaaaaaaaataatatatgtatacatatgtacatatgtatgtatgtatgtatatataaaagtgtgTCTGCATATTTGCACGCATATGCACAATATACATTCTTTTCAATAGATGcatgcaaatgtatgtacatatatatatttcgtaatacatacatatgagttatttaaaaaatagtaattataatttgccaaaaaaaatttatttaacgatAAGAAGTTCCTAACCTAAACATATTCTTAGAATCCTATTTGTATAAGAAACTCTTTACACAGGCTTGCAATTTTGGGATTTTTGCTAACTCAGGTCCTCAAACTTAAATGCATAtattcgtatatgtatgtatatgtatatacaatacaaggtgcattccaaagcaaacaggactttttgaatctagcggcccctggtggcgctatctatatgtcgactggtgcgttagaatctgctatctttatcgattgtccagtgaaaatttcatgacatttcatcgattggaagtgaagttattgcgttttaagtgtcagtatgtttgtgttatcggtgcgaaaatgagcttcgaacaaagagccaacattaaattttgttttaaatttggtaaaacttttaccgaaacgtttcaattgatgaaacaagtttatggcgatgattgcctatcccgtagctgAGTGCACGAgaggtttcaacgttttcaaagtggcgtgaggacataaatgacgatcaacatgtgggccaatcaaaatccgtgatcaccgaaaattccatcgaaactgtgcgtgaattcataaaaatcagccgaaattatcattgaaattcatggaaatggaattgaacatctccaaaacatcgatttatcgcttTTTGACctaacatttgggcttacgaaaggtgtgtgcacggtttgttccgcacaaattgactgacgaccaaatattgctcagaatccaacattcgaaggacgattatttgaccaaaaatcacattttaaccattaaccacttcccgtattcacctgatatggcaccgtgcgacttcttccttttcggaaaaatgcatttgcccatgaaaggaaagtatTACGCAGACGTAAAGGCCAtacaaaaggcttgcaccggcatactggcgtccataccggccaacgagctaaaactctcgttcgacatgcttttggaccgtgcaaaacgctgtattgaagcagagggagactattctgaataaaaataattgattttgccgaaaaaaccattttttatgttttttttaagtcctgtttacattagaacacaccttgtatatctAGTTTGGCAACTCCACAATCATTACTAATGAAATGTTAAGAACTAAGTTTGTGGTCACAAAAAGAAGAAGCTggaagaaaagaaaacaataaaaaaagaatatcaGAGATTTAAAGAAgctgcttatatgtatgtacgtataacgAAGCAAGCAGGCATTGCGTTAATAACTGTCAAAGTACCGCTTTAATGTGTgtcttttttcgcttttttgtgGCAGTGAagcgaaaaaattatgaaattggcAGTTGGAACAGAGCATTTACAGAGAcccaattaatattttttacgtgtgcacatatttatttcatacCGTTATTTGAAATAAACAGAAAACATATGTTCAAATACTTTGATgcagaatttttaatataaagaaaaaagttaaactcGACTGATTAGTCAGTTTATAAGGCATGTACAttctactatgagcaaaaaatgttaagactttgttcataaaaaaaattttaaaattcttaaattattcttcaaaaagtaaaagtattaaaaataatacccattggccccaatacacttgtgccagcCATTTCTCCAAATCTCCAAATTTCcgaaatagccttcaatgcgcgtagcgattcacgtttgaTGTCTTCAAaggactcaaaacggtttccccgagcggtcgtttgagtttgctgaatagcagtgTCACGGTACTAAATCAGACGAGTGCGATGGTTCCGGCACGATGTTGGTCggaaatttggcgaaaaactcacttaGAATCAATTCAGTATGCGTCGGTGCGTTATCGTGGTACAAaacccaagagttgtcggcccacaATTGCGGCTTCTTTTtatgaatagcttcgcgcaaacgacgcataacactcaaatatattCCTTGTTCACATTTTGGTTAgtcggaagaaattcggagtgcaccacacctcgataattaaagaaaactgtcaacataattaTCTCCGAAGGCTTTTTCAACATTCTCAACGTTTAGGGACCAGAAATTCGATTtggcacataaaatttaatagaacttctttgttgaataacttCACTCATCGTACAAAACGCCGGACGTACTTTATGTCcttcagaaaaacaacggtatactaaacactaatgactaTTTCGATGTAACATTTGGCACAGCAGTCTCTGACAGTTAtaccaacttagaaaaaaaatatttcgtcgaATGGATtttcatgcgaaatttaaattaaaaagtcttactattttttgctcacagtagtggtccgatctcaaaAATTTGTTCGGCACGATTgtcttaaacaaataaatatacctGGCAAAATTAGAGAAGATATCtcggcatatatgtacatatgtacatacatatgtatctccgGGAGAAAAAAACGtgtgttaattttttagaaCAATATCTCAAGaaacaaatttctttataaaacttttaatatttacctttaacgtacatatatatgtatgtatgtatacataaatatatatgcacttGTTGATCTACCCTAaggcaaacaaatttaaatctcTCGCAAATGccgttaaataaataaaaacatatgtacatacatgccaACAATCATAAACATAAATCTACGCATGTAGACCAGTTATCAACTTTCACACAGAAACTCCATTGGCCTATTACATACAAGACGCAAACGGTTAAAAGAATGGTTAATGGGCAAATTTTCATTGGAAAATTCTTATAGCCGAGTTTGATGTCTTTGATTGCAAAATATGGCCGTATCTCGATTTCTCACAgaggaacaacaacaatattaaacgTCTATTAGTGTATTGTAGAAACAGGTACAAAGTAAAGCTCCATAGAGCGGAGTTGTGTATATTTGCAGTTAGCAAATATAAACATTCACACACATGGGCATATCCGCACTTTCTACAGCGCTTTATTGTTGTTCTTAGACTCAAAGTTCTCGTTCTGCAGCCTTGACTTTGGCTCATTGATTGCTTTGACCAGAGAATGTCtgcaatatatttatgtttgcttACATGTGAGCGTGCCACATGCAGCTGCTTGGTTTACTGGCCAAAGACCAAGTGGTTTATTGTCTCCCCGACTCCATCACCAAGACACTTTACCtattaagtatacatatgtctatgtCTGCTGTCAATAGTAGTTGCCTAACAACAACAGGTTTTTTGCGTGTTCAcgttgattttattttcttctttttgtttttcaaaatataaacatacatacatacaaatgtatacttATTCATATGTGGAGTTATAGATATTTTTCGTGTCGAATAAACCGCAATTCGCATTGGAGTTTGGTCTTCCTCTTTATATAATTACTTAAAAACTTCATTAACACTGTTCGCTAATCGAATCGTTTTGAAGAAGACTTTAAAACAGTAttttctgtatgtatgtatgtttgcaatattgttcatatacatattatataatattttggtatataaaaaagaaaaaatgtttacttcaGAGGCACTGAAGCTAACcacaatacccttcacaggtgtaagACAGGGTTTAAAGACATacttatcttgattttgatggatcaGCTTGCATGATAACTATAAGCTATAGCAGTCCGATCTAAGCATTACCTTCGGAGATAAAAAAGTATTCTATGCAAGGACTAAATTTacattgatcagtttgtatgacagctttatggtCGTTATATCTGCAAAAACTTGCGTGCATCTGCGCCTCTGGGACGATCCGCACTTTAACTAACGGCGGCACTTAAGCCATACTGGAGCTCACACCGCTTCACTTAGTGATCAGACAGACGGGGAAGCATACAATTCTGCTCACTACAACAGAGAGGTAAGGAAAACGGATAATAAATGTGTTTCAATAAATGAAGGCCTTAGGGGAAGATACACCACTGGCTCTTTTCCAAAAGAGACGACGTTATAAAGAGGGTAAAATTGTGGACTGGATTGTTTCCACACTTGATCTACTATTGATGGATCTCTATTAAGTGGTTTACTGACGGCTCGAATACACCGGAGGGCATTGGAACAGGCATTGCGGTACCGCATACCAAGCTTTCCATACCCATGGGAtatttttcgaacatttttcaagcagaagtctttgccataagcCAGTGTTCAGAAATTAaactccaacgcaactatcgtgACTAGCGTATCGCTATACTCAGCAAGATATTATGGGTTTAAATCGCTATTAGTGGAGGAGTGTATAGGAAGGCTTAAAAGTGCTGCTTCTCACGGAGGAGAGATCGGGTAGATAAAGATAGCAATAGGTATGCGCCATGTTACAGGTAACAATCTAGCAAGGTTCAGAGATATGAtatacacccgcggccaagcgtaacttaccattaagaaatttctagcGAAAACGTTTCAGAGATACTTGATATTTTTCCGTTAAGTTTTAATGAAGTGATCTCTTccacaaatataaaatcaagTTCTGTCAAAAAAGTTCCAGAAGATTTAGAAAGTTTTGGGATGCAAACTTCAAGGTTTTTGGTGAAACTTGTTGCGACAATGGAACCGGAAATCTCTAGAACACCTGAATcttattctttttgaatatgtccattttcattgaaacaaaaaatgttgtattattacaagaattagtaataatgaaatcaaagacttCAAATTTGTCTCATTTAATGTTACATAGGGATTAAAGTCAACAGAtaaccaaatatattcgagCCATCGATATATTCCCCGCCCATAAAAAAGTTcccaaagaacgaaaaaattgaaaatagtgaaaaaatatcaagAAGTTACGCTGGGCCTTTGAGAATTCCACATGTAATGGAGCGAGAGGAAATAATAGACCCAAGGTTGTATACCCATCAAGGTGTACACCTCATCTTATTTCTATTCCAttctatacttatatgtatatattttatatggtctccgaagtttccttctgtgtgttacaaacttcggtgcaaacttaatataccctgtgcaGGGAATCACAGACAAATATCTGATGTTGCGTTGATGGAGCGTAATCCAGTAAGccgaaacaaaagaaaaaaaaaattcagtataTTTCGTActaaaattcattcaaaataataaaaaatatgctttcattaaataaatgtgtgtttttttgtttagtcGAAAAAATATAGTGATATAAAtaagattaattattttttctgtttgtaattacgtttaattttttcttaaactgtaattttgtataaaaatacaaatttgatatatttatctactatatatgtatttactagtTTAATAACTATAATTATACTACTTTCTACTTGAGGTACCTATTTAAGTAACGATTCCAATCTCTTCTGCGTCGCATTAACGGCAGATTTAGTTGCAGTTTGGGATTTTAGTAAAGCTGCCAGTTGTAGTagtgaattttgttgttgtgttttagaTTGTACCGCTTTTGTTGCTATATTCGTAGGTTTagcttttttctgtttttgttttttaactttgaGGGGCTGACTAAGATTGGTGGTGGGTTTAGTTGTTGCTTTATTTGAAGGATTTATTTTAGCCGCAACTTTATTACTTGGCTGTGGCTTTGATGTGTTTGTAGCTGTTGGTACTTTTTGCTTAAGTATACTAGgtttaatttgcattttgtcatttagttttgttaaatttttgcttttgtcaaGTTTCAGTCCAGCTGTTTTATCCttggttttcttctttttcttttttgcgtTAACTAGTGTGGTTGTAATTGATTCAGGAGTTCCGGTTTCTTCTAAATCTGTATTGTCTTTATTCTCGCTATCATTTTCTGTTTTACCAGGTTTCTCCAGTTTTATTGAGGTCTTATGTTGACATAGTTCGCATTCAATAACCtggaatattatatttataaaaggtGATTTTGTATGCATAATTATGATTCCATTGGTTACTCACCACACTGCTCAGAACGCGCTTCTGTAACCATTTGGCCCTCTTGCGTTGTTTCCTGGTCAGTGCTCTTCTTTTTTCGATGCTAGTTTTTGCTTCATTTAATTTCTCGATTTGCTTTTTTGCTTTAGTGGAATAGGCAATTTGTTGCGGCTTTAAAAACATCTTATAATTTGTTTCACTCCATTTACTGGAGCAACGGGGACACATTGTGTTCTGTGAGAACTTGTCCTTTGGTAGAGAAATGTTGGCTTTTGCAAGCTTGCGACAGTTTGTCATAAAATAagattttagtaattttttcgtGTGGTTATCGGACTCCAAAGCTTTCGCACAATcccataaatattttactttagttTCAGCACtcatttttaagcaatttttaagtttaagttgtaTAATGCGCCAGTTTACTTATGTTGTGTTTTTAGGATCAGCTGTTCGGCGCGAAGCATGCCTTTGCATTCACTGAATGCACCACTACGTTGGCAATAAATTGCTGAAGATGTCACCACAAGCATTCTTAAGCAATTGCGTAATCGGTATAATATTAAAAGTATCTGtaactatatttgaaatttatgatgaaaataacaataaatcgTTTATATATTTACAGAGTCAGATGTATACAGTAGATTCTGACAGtcgcttaaaaaattattgcattttatacaaatttatttaagaacATCCGGTTCAAAACCGAATGTTTGAGTAACCATATCCGtttaacttgaaaaaaaatggatatcCGGTTCTATGCAAATATCTGTTGTTATTACAACACTAGTTCATTCTTTACTTCACTAGATTCAAACGGTACTTTCGCGTGTCGGTGAAAATTGTACGATGtgagttttcatttaataaattcaatttatgcAAAAGTGATTTCAAAGaagttttttaaatcatttattgtGTAATATTAGTAAGTGAAATCAAGAATAGTGCACATAATGTGCCAATATGTGAATGTGCGAAGAAAAATGTTATAACGTGTCGCTGTGCAAATGGCTGCGAAGTGCGGAAGGCTTTGTGTGTTGTGTGTGTAATTTTCTCCTAATTGAAGGAAGATGCGAAGTGGTtgtgaaaattgtattattatatgttaaaaagtcaataaattaatatgtttttataaaaaataaataaaattcttcaaatgAAATTGCTGCACACCCCGTCATTTTATAATGTGTGCTTTGTGCAAATGGCGTCTTTATGTGTTGTGTGTGTAATTTTCTCTTAATTGAAGAACGATGTGAAGTGGTTGTAAAAATAGTGTTTTATTATGTTAAGGAAGTTGAAAgtgcttttataaaaaaataaataaaatttttaacacgAAATCATTTTATAATCGTGCAAATGGCTGCGTATTGGGGAAGGCTTTGTGTGTTGTGTTTTCTCTCAATTAAAGGAATATTTGAAGGAATATGCGAAGTGGTTGTGAAAATAGTGTattattatgttaaaaaaagttaataaatgagagtgtatttataaaaaataaaaaaaattcttcccaCGGAATATCTGCACACCCCGTCATCAGTTGCTTCTATTCTCGCTGCGTCGTGGAAACGAAAtccttcatatatacatacatatgtccggTAAGTGCTAgacttaatttattcttaagtTTTCTTCTTCTATTGTTTAAAATGTCTATGCTAATTTACATATAATACTAAattctatttaaataaataacacataGTGAATTTAAAATACCGCACGTTTAACAAAATCCTGGATTTCCAACAACTCTTCCTGGCCAAGAGGTTAATCCAATTTTGTGTGTAATTGctttacatatactatgtacatacatacatcgacGTTCCTAGTTAAAGAATAACAAGCAATGATCCTATAATTTATTCGTTGCATTTTATCCTGCATTATTTAGGTTTCATAAGCTGGTTTGCGCATACAATCGAAATTCTTATGTAAAATCTGAagatataatttcaaaaagtacATAGTCATCATCATCAGAagataaacatttaaaaattcatgTACGTATGAATTCAACCACACATTTTGCCAAAGATACCGAGAGTTGTCAGATGACTTCAATTACATTGCTCGGTTCCATTTGCCCTACATACGCTCTCATTTGGCATAAAAATGCAAGAAAGCAGTTGCATATCTTTGTATGCTATTTAAAGTTATACCTCACACATGCATATTAATATTCACTTAAGTTAATCCTTTTTTGGCAGAATTTgtccaatttctttatttataatttttccaaaatcagCTGTTTGGCGCCCGCGCACATATTGATATTTTAGCACCGACTGAATGTACGCTGCTAAAGTTACACATAAAACACGTTAGATGTCACTGAatagctttataacaaaatgtgAAATGGAATCGGAACGGATAGTTGAAAATTCGGCAAAATTTAAATcttatgaaaaactatttccGAAATTATTGCgtattgattattttattattaaatatattagacCTCGACTCCAGACATGCATTTGTaggaatttttcgaaaataaatactttGCAACTTTCcgtttatgcaaaattttaattgattaatCCTCACATCAGTTCTATGCACAGTAGTAGGAACAATAGCAGTGTTTCTCAATATAAATTTCCGGTACAACCTCAAGTACCTTCTTGATGACAACACTACCTCGCTTTGAAAGCCGTTAACCGTTTAAAATCCGGTATTTTCTCTtgtaagaagaaaaaattattcgtTGTggttatttatttaagaaatttatttatttatttaacatataaaaagcaacaatacATTTATAAGCACTTCTTTatcatattttgtatattaagtaGTATTTAGAATAATTGTGGACGGTGATTTTTGAATATCTGAAAGTGAAAACAAACACTGAAATAAGTGGAACCTCACAATGGCTGCACAAAGATGATCCGTAATCTTTAATGTTATCGCTACACCGCTGTTTGTAAATATCTACATAAGTTTACATATAGATATGATTTGGAATTGATGATTTGtcctttttgttattgctgtagAGATGTGTATTGCTTATGATTAGTTGCTTTGTTGGTGATATTCGTGTTTTTGGTACCTTCTTCAATTTTGTAATTAGTacctaaaataaaatgaaataaaataaaagtgaatttaatttttatatacatataaaaagcacgtgtcacgttgtttgtccgcgatggactcctaaactactgaaccgattttagtaaaatttaacacaatgtgtccagttcgaaccaacttaaaagataggaaagttaaaacaattcataaGTAAAGAATACAGTTAAAGCTCTCTTAAATGGACgccctattaagcggacatctccattaaccatgcacattgttgatgtttattgcgtacaatctattaagcggacaattctattaactggacagaaacgcTGGTAACCCGACATTgtgaaagcagccttaaattcgctattttttccaatgaaatttatttgtatgaatatattcaaacttaaacttaaagcacaatcccttggattcttaaaccgacaaaaatgttgttgtatagtttttgaaaacatataGTAGTTGTCTAAATTTCCGCTATTTAAATCGAAACCGTTGCTTCTGTTAAAGTTCTAAAACACACATAAAATCACACATTCAATACCTTATGACTTGCTTAAGTCTTTGGTGACCTCAATTCAAtagaacttaattttatatacaaacggCAGCTTAACCACGTCTAATTGACTAACCTCGTTTGCCTCATATTTACTTCATGCGTTCGTGACGTATTGTGGAAGCCAGGTAGCATGCCAGTATAATGCCCAGTATTTGTATGAAGGCAATACCAATGCCCACACCAATTAAAATGACGGCGTTCTTATCGATTCGCTCCCTAAGTTTGCCCACGCAACCCTCCtgttaagtgaaaaaaaaaaaacaattttgaacattaaattttgtttttaactctGTATGTATTCACctgaaaatatttatcaacgcCCAACGCCAACGACTCAGTGCAGTGTCCAACGGCTTCATCAATGTATTTTTCGCGACAGCAGCTGGCCGGCAGCGTTTTATTGAGGCTAAGTGTACGCCAATCGGCTGGGTTGTCGACACCGCAACACATCAACTTTCGCTGTACATTATCCCAAGCCATCATATCCTCATGATTTGAACGTTTTATAGATTCTTGCAGTGAGTTCTTTAGCATCATTTCCAGGTCCGCCTTGAAAACAGCCGCGGCAATGCCCACGGCTAACTCAACAATGAAGATGATGGCGAGTAGCACGGCATACTGAGAGAGAAAGCGAGCGTGAGagagaaaaataaattcaattaataaATCACTTACGGTGAGCAGTAGTGTTGGTGACTCCTTGATGGCGCCAAAACAACCCAACGATGCAATTAGGAATATGATTAAACCGGTCACAATCAGCACAATGGGTGGCGCCGTCACTCTACCTTCGACAAAGTGACTGAATTGGTTGACATCGGCAAGGACAACCGCACCGGCTATTAAAATACCGAGCCCCGATATCTGTAAATGAATATCAAATAATTCGATAAAAATCGTTGCAACTAATGTACTGTTATTCAAATGGATTTGTTATTGATCAGCAACGTCAATTATTTGCCTGGGCGTATGTGGcaataaaggcaaaaaaataaaatagtttttcttatgaaatatttaaatgctcATAAGGCAAAGTACTCACTAACGAACTGCGCTTGAAAGGTTAGTTCAATGTCAGATTAGAATTTGCGATAAATGTTCATTGGTGCCGCATGAAAGGTCCAACTGAATTTGCGTTGGCTTTGCGCCAGTGCCCAATTGCTAGTGACCGTTATTGTGCGCTTTATTATTCGTGTTTATCTCAAATCCAAACTCTTATTACAACAAATTTCCCTAATATATGGCGCAGTTAGTTTTGACGAGGCTCCTAATGTCAAAGTTAAGGCATGTCATAAAAAAATCATGCACATTGCATACAGcagaaatgtatacatacatacatacatacatagttatgtACATAGTGTGCTTTTCTAATTGGCCCCTGTACTTTTACttacatactttttttatataaatattatacttacatatatatttttatttaagcaaGTAATTACAATTTATCCATTACTTCATCCTATATACTCGTactataccctaaacagggtgcACTTAGTTTGCCACGGAACGAGTTatgtcgatttaaccatgtccgccTGTATATAAGCGAGCTAGTCTCTTAATTTTTGCGGTATCGAACTGAAAATTTGCTCTGGTTCTTTTTGCCATGAAATTGCCTATTTTTTTGGAATCGCCGGTATCGGCTCTCTATACGATATAGCTACAATAGAACtgaaaatcaagtccttgttaggaaaacttctttatttggcaagatatattcacgaaatttgtcctGATTTATTGCCCAAAGCCTAATCTCCGCACATTTTTTCTGATC
It includes:
- the LOC126756035 gene encoding uncharacterized protein LOC126756035, translating into MSAETKVKYLWDCAKALESDNHTKKLLKSYFMTNCRKLAKANISLPKDKFSQNTMCPRCSSKWSETNYKMFLKPQQIAYSTKAKKQIEKLNEAKTSIEKRRALTRKQRKRAKWLQKRVLSSVVIECELCQHKTSIKLEKPGKTENDSENKDNTDLEETGTPESITTTLVNAKKKKKKTKDKTAGLKLDKSKNLTKLNDKMQIKPSILKQKVPTATNTSKPQPSNKVAAKINPSNKATTKPTTNLSQPLKVKKQKQKKAKPTNIATKAVQSKTQQQNSLLQLAALLKSQTATKSAVNATQKRLESLLK
- the LOC126756040 gene encoding CD63 antigen; translated protein: MNFKMRTCGMSLVKYILFAFNIIFAISGLGILIAGAVVLADVNQFSHFVEGRVTAPPIVLIVTGLIIFLIASLGCFGAIKESPTLLLTYAVLLAIIFIVELAVGIAAAVFKADLEMMLKNSLQESIKRSNHEDMMAWDNVQRKLMCCGVDNPADWRTLSLNKTLPASCCREKYIDEAVGHCTESLALGVDKYFQEGCVGKLRERIDKNAVILIGVGIGIAFIQILGIILACYLASTIRHERMK